Proteins from one Rosa chinensis cultivar Old Blush chromosome 7, RchiOBHm-V2, whole genome shotgun sequence genomic window:
- the LOC112175652 gene encoding uncharacterized protein LOC112175652 has protein sequence MSLCYCGFKIRRIGAMGTRQRDLNKSFNLAIRSLLAPCSFQEFCEALPSFTAAEHERLHRLFTQVMSSLHENVEDEFQHICLETQVGTAMDTVEQLVEEQSLDPLFSNKTNVMDVAHDLSRTTKKEIQYLTEMLEKAEAQNHLKRDRIELLKKGRPDMSDMANAVEKLRSGISSYGMYNSNGVHDS, from the exons ATGAGTCTCTGTTATTGTGGATTCAAAATCAGAAGAATCGGCGCGATGGGGACGAGGCAAAGGGACTTGAACAAGTCCTTCAACCTCGCCATACGTTCTCTCCTCGCTCCTTGCTCTTTTCAG GAATTCTGTGAAGCGCTGCCGAGTTTCACAGCTGCTGAGCATGAACGTCTTCACAGGCTCTTTACTCAG GTCATGAGTTCTTTGCATGAGAATGTAGAG GACGAGTTTCAGCATATATGTCTCGAAACACAG GTTGGAACTGCAATGGATACTGTAGAGCAACTGGTGGAAGAACAAAGTCTGGATCCTTTGTTTTCAAATAA GACTAATGTAATGGATGTTGCCCACGATCTGTCAAGAACAACAAAGAAGGAGATCCAGTACTTGACAGAGATGCTTGAAAAG gCGGAGGCACAGAATCACCTTAAGCGGGATCGTATTGAACTGTTAAAGAAAGGAAGACCAGATATGTCGGACATGGCAAATGCTGTTGAGAAG TTGAGAAGTGGGATTTCAAGTTATGGAATGTATAACAGCAATGGGGTCCATGATTCATGA
- the LOC112180094 gene encoding mRNA-capping enzyme, with translation MMVATDFDLNLLPLPEEEDEKTLQGPAEQFSTAAPNLEQMLFGVDIAHSDNQERHKRMRLEQCSDDHRSVLMQMQTSISQPPPSYDSSRVQPKHFVSSYDTSKLPSGWLDCPSSGQDLYCMIPSKVPLGESYNHYVPPGKRYSLKQVIQKQRHLKRKLGLVIDLTNTFKSRYYPTSDLEKEGIRHVKIPCKGRDSVPDNLSVNRFVYEVIRFKQMYPRKYILVHCTHGHNRTGYMIIHYLMRMLPMHTVTEAIQTFAKARPPGIYKPDYIDALYSFYHEGKPAEIVCPPTPDWKRSSEFVPDDDDDHQGLAGPLHEDMDTDIMTNDDILGDEIPPEQQEEMRLFCCQSLNTRCKNITSAFPGSHPVSLSREKLQLLKQRYYYATWKADGTRYMMLITKDGCYLIDRKFNFRRVQMRFPCKHTNGLAENGTSTHHYTLLDGEMVIDTEPGSQKKKRRYLIYDMMAINNRPVVKLPFHERWKMIEEEVIQPRNEQRRVYQSRNNPNYRYDLEPFTVRRKGFWLLSTVEKLLKDFIPKLSHDADGVIFQGWDDPYVQGADEGLLKWKYPAMNSMDFLFEVSGDGRQQLFLYERGKKKLMEGYRITFRGSVESFYSGKIIECSWDSETKEWVYMRTRTDKSAPNDINTHDKIMQSIKDNITEDVLLNEIYKTIRLPIYVHRIQKDSKATEKHASSAR, from the coding sequence ATGATGGTTGCTACGGACTTCGACTTGAATTTGTTACCATtacctgaagaagaagatgagaagactttgCAAGGTCCTGCAGAACAATTTTCCACGGCGGCACCAAACCTTGAACAAATGCTATTCGGTGTAGATATAGCACACAGCGACAACCAAGAGAGACATAAGCGAATGAGACTAGAACAATGCTCAGATGATCACAGATCAGTACTAATGCAGATGCAAACATCGATATCTCAACCGCCTCCTTCATATGATTCGTCTCGAGTTCAACCAAAACATTTTGTCAGCTCTTATGACACATCTAAGCTCCCCTCTGGGTGGTTGGATTGCCCATCGTCTGGTCAAGACTTATATTGCATGATACCTTCTAAAGTGCCACTAGGTGAGTCCTACAATCATTATGTTCCTCCTGGTAAAAGATACTCACTCAAGCAAGTCATTCAGAAACAGAGACACCTGAAAAGAAAACTCGGTTTGGTGATCGATTTGACCAACACATTCAAATCTCGTTACTATCCAACCTCTGATTTGGAGAAGGAGGGTATTAGGCATGTCAAAATTCCATGCAAGGGGCGAGATTCTGTACCCGACAACCTTTCCGTGAATAGGTTTGTATACGAAGTCATACGATTCAAACAGATGTACCCTAGGAAGTATATCCTTGTGCATTGTACACATGGACACAATCGAACAGGGTATATGATCATACATTACTTAATGCGCATGCTACCGATGCATACAGTCACTGAAGCAATACAAACATTTGCTAAAGCGCGCCCTCCGGGAATATATAAACCGGACTACATTGATGCTCTATACTCATTCTACCATGAAGGGAAGCCTGCAGAAATTGTTTGCCCGCCAACTCCAGATTGGAAGAGGTCTTCAGAATTTGTTCCAGACGACGACGACGATCATCAAGGTTTAGCAGGTCCTTTGCATGAGGATATGGATACAGATATAATGACAAATGATGATATCTTGGGTGATGAGATACCTCCTGAGCAGCAAGAGGAGATGCGGCTGTTCTGCTGCCAAAGTCTTAATACGCGTTGTAAGAATATAACCTCGGCATTCCCAGGGTCACACCCAGTTTCTCTTAGCAGAGAAAAGCTACAGCTGTTGAAGCAGAGGTATTATTATGCTACATGGAAAGCTGATGGAACACGATACATGATGTTAATTACTAAGGACGGGTGTTACTTGATTGATAGAAAATTCAATTTTAGGAGAGTTCAAATGAGGTTTCCTTGCAAACACACAAATGGTTTAGCTGAGAATGGTACTAGTACTCACCACTATACGTTACTAGACGGGGAGATGGTGATTGATACTGAGCCAGGttcacagaagaagaagagaagataccTAATTTATGACATGATGGCAATCAACAACCGTCCTGTGGTAAAATTGCCTTTTCATGAGCGGTGGAAGATGATTGAGGAAGAAGTAATTCAGCCTCGGAATGAGCAGCGTCGAGTTTACCAAAGTAGGAATAATCCCAACTACAGATATGACTTGGAACCATTCACGGTGAGGAGGAAGGGCTTTTGGTTGCTCTCTACGGTTGAAAAGCTTCTGAAGGACTTCATTCCAAAGCTTTCACATGATGCAGATGGTGTTATCTTTCAGGGTTGGGATGATCCATACGTTCAGGGAGCAGATGAAGGCCTTCTAAAGTGGAAATATCCTGCTatgaactctatggattttctaTTTGAGGTAAGTGGTGATGGCCGGCAACAGCTTTTTCTGTATGAACGAGGAAAGAAGAAACTAATGGAAGGATATAGGATTACGTTTAGGGGTAGTGTGGAATCTTTTTATTCCGGAAAAATAATAGAGTGTTCTTGGGATTCTGAGACAAAAGAATGGGTCTATATGCGGACTAGGACTGATAAATCGGCTCCAAATGACATCAATACCCACGACAAGATAATGCAAAGCATAAAGGACAATATCACAGAGGACGTCTTGCTAAATGAGATATACAAGACCATTCGTCTGCCTATATATGTTCATAGAATACAGAAAGATAGCAAAGCAACAGAGAAACATGCAAGTTCAGCAAGGTAG